The Chelatococcus sp. HY11 genome includes a window with the following:
- a CDS encoding tripartite tricarboxylate transporter TctB family protein — translation MAHHEERPAAGTARHLIRGPQNFAAGLSLIGIAILAFWASSDLTQGSLRAMGPGMLPRTIATLLALCGLILVAISFVKDGEALERWNLRGPFFVCLGLLAFAATVRTVGLAVAGPLLAIISGFASEETRIKELIVFAIAMTAFSIGLFKYGLNLPIPVFIIPGVIYY, via the coding sequence ATGGCTCATCACGAGGAACGCCCAGCAGCAGGGACAGCGCGTCACCTCATCCGTGGTCCTCAGAATTTTGCAGCTGGCTTAAGCCTGATCGGCATCGCGATCCTCGCATTCTGGGCTTCCAGCGACCTTACCCAGGGATCTCTCAGGGCCATGGGGCCAGGCATGTTGCCGCGCACCATCGCAACCCTTCTTGCGCTTTGCGGCCTCATCCTCGTCGCCATTTCCTTCGTGAAGGACGGAGAAGCGCTGGAGCGCTGGAATCTGCGCGGGCCCTTCTTCGTGTGCCTCGGTCTCCTCGCCTTCGCAGCCACGGTGAGAACCGTCGGCCTCGCCGTCGCCGGACCTCTGCTCGCCATCATCTCCGGCTTTGCCTCAGAGGAAACGCGCATCAAGGAGCTTATCGTCTTCGCGATCGCGATGACGGCCTTCTCGATCGGCCTGTTCAAATACGGGCTCAACCTGCCGATCCCGGTCTTCATCATTCCCGGCGTCATTTATTACTGA
- a CDS encoding saccharopine dehydrogenase C-terminal domain-containing protein — protein sequence MTIQQPVRSQPVQSLVRSMPAQVTVTPSRRITVLGAGHIGTTIATMLSGAGHTVMIADASEAQLALVRGKRLKRACIDAADRGALLRHLKDQDIVVSALPYTLNRGIAQAAVETDTHYFDLTEDVATTAFIRTLASSAPVALMPQCGLAPGFICVLGAEMARRFERPHSLSMRVGALPRYPTNALRYNVTWSIDGLINEYCNPCEIIHAGQITRVPALDGLENVLIDGVAYEAFNTSGGLGTLTETLAGQVDDMSYKTLRYPGHAEIMKLLLQGLALAEDRPTLRRILERAAPFTPNDVVIIFVTGIGERRGRMEEDSIILRYESTAEFGAIQLTTAAGCVAMIELFLTGRLPARGFLKQEDARLEDFLGTSAGQLLVRHARGSDPN from the coding sequence ATGACCATCCAGCAGCCTGTCCGATCCCAGCCTGTCCAATCCCTTGTGCGTTCGATGCCGGCACAGGTCACGGTGACGCCGTCGCGGCGCATCACGGTGCTGGGCGCGGGCCACATCGGTACGACCATCGCGACGATGCTCTCGGGGGCGGGGCATACTGTGATGATCGCCGACGCCAGCGAAGCGCAGCTCGCGCTGGTGCGTGGCAAGAGATTGAAGCGCGCCTGCATCGACGCAGCCGACAGGGGTGCTCTGCTGCGGCATCTGAAAGATCAGGACATCGTCGTCAGCGCCTTGCCCTACACCCTCAACAGGGGCATCGCCCAGGCGGCCGTTGAGACGGACACGCATTACTTCGACCTCACCGAAGATGTCGCGACCACCGCGTTCATCCGCACGCTCGCGTCCTCGGCGCCTGTCGCCCTGATGCCGCAATGCGGCCTAGCGCCAGGTTTCATCTGCGTGCTGGGCGCGGAAATGGCCCGGCGTTTCGAGCGCCCGCACAGTCTGAGCATGCGTGTCGGCGCCCTGCCGCGCTACCCTACCAACGCCTTGCGTTACAACGTAACCTGGTCGATCGATGGCCTTATCAACGAGTATTGCAACCCGTGCGAGATCATTCATGCGGGGCAGATCACACGCGTCCCGGCGCTTGACGGCCTGGAGAACGTCTTGATCGATGGAGTCGCCTACGAAGCGTTCAATACATCCGGCGGCCTCGGCACCCTGACGGAGACGCTGGCAGGCCAGGTCGACGATATGTCGTACAAGACGCTACGCTACCCCGGCCATGCGGAAATCATGAAGCTGCTGCTGCAGGGGCTGGCGCTCGCCGAGGATCGGCCGACGCTGCGCCGTATCCTCGAACGTGCCGCGCCCTTCACGCCCAATGACGTGGTGATCATCTTCGTGACCGGGATCGGTGAGCGCCGGGGCCGGATGGAGGAGGACAGCATCATCCTCCGCTATGAGAGCACGGCCGAGTTCGGCGCCATCCAGCTCACCACAGCCGCCGGTTGTGTCGCCATGATCGAGTTGTTCCTGACCGGCCGGCTGCCGGCGCGCGGGTTCCTGAAGCAGGAGGACGCGCGCCTGGAGGATTTCCTTGGCACCTCGGCCGGGCAACTCCTGGTGCGCCATGCGCGCGGATCGGATCCGAATTGA
- a CDS encoding DegT/DnrJ/EryC1/StrS family aminotransferase, which translates to MIPLVIPMVGPAEAEAAAEVVLSGWLTQGPEVAAFEAEFAALVDAPHACAVSNCTVALHLALMALGVGEGDEVVTVSHTFIASANAIRQCGAIPVFVDILPETFTMDPGAVAGAITPRTRAILCVHQMGMPCDLAALLPIARAYGLPLIEDAACAIGSEIELGGRWQPIGAPHGDIACFSLHPRKVLTVGDGGVITTRNPEWDRLFRLWRQHGMSIPDAARHQSARVVVEDYPTIGFNYRLTDVQAAIGRQQLKRLPWIIQRRRELAETYRALLQDIPGLRPPAEPRWARSNWQSYCVRLPARAKQRDVMQAMLDRQIATRRGIMCIHMEPAYANLPQRLPLPASEQARDECVLLPLFPQMTVDMQEEVVASLREVLS; encoded by the coding sequence ATGATCCCACTCGTCATCCCTATGGTGGGGCCCGCGGAGGCGGAAGCAGCGGCTGAGGTCGTGCTGTCGGGGTGGCTTACGCAGGGGCCTGAAGTCGCGGCTTTCGAGGCCGAATTCGCGGCGCTCGTCGATGCGCCGCACGCCTGCGCGGTCTCCAACTGCACGGTCGCGCTGCATCTGGCGCTTATGGCGCTCGGCGTCGGGGAGGGGGATGAGGTCGTCACCGTCAGCCACACCTTCATCGCCTCCGCCAACGCTATCAGGCAATGCGGTGCGATACCGGTTTTCGTGGATATTCTACCCGAAACCTTCACGATGGATCCCGGCGCGGTGGCCGGGGCCATCACGCCGCGCACGCGCGCCATCCTCTGCGTGCACCAGATGGGCATGCCCTGCGATCTCGCCGCGCTTCTCCCGATCGCCCGCGCCTATGGGCTGCCGCTGATCGAGGACGCGGCCTGTGCCATCGGCTCGGAGATCGAGCTTGGCGGCCGTTGGCAGCCGATCGGCGCGCCCCACGGTGATATTGCCTGCTTCTCGCTCCACCCGCGCAAGGTGCTGACGGTGGGCGACGGGGGTGTCATCACGACGCGCAATCCGGAATGGGACCGGCTGTTCAGGCTGTGGCGCCAGCATGGCATGAGCATTCCGGATGCGGCGCGCCACCAGAGCGCGCGGGTGGTCGTCGAGGACTATCCGACGATCGGCTTCAACTACCGCCTGACCGACGTGCAGGCCGCGATCGGCCGTCAGCAGTTGAAGCGCCTGCCCTGGATCATCCAGCGGAGGCGGGAGCTGGCGGAAACTTATCGCGCGCTTCTCCAGGACATTCCTGGGTTGCGGCCGCCAGCCGAGCCGCGCTGGGCGCGTTCCAACTGGCAGAGCTACTGCGTCAGGCTGCCGGCTCGCGCCAAACAGCGTGACGTCATGCAGGCGATGCTCGACCGCCAGATCGCCACGCGTCGCGGCATCATGTGCATCCATATGGAGCCTGCCTACGCAAACCTGCCACAACGCCTGCCCCTGCCAGCGTCCGAGCAGGCACGCGATGAATGCGTGTTGCTGCCGCTGTTTCCGCAGATGACGGTGGATATGCAGGAAGAGGTCGTAGCCTCGCTTCGGGAGGTTTTGTCATGA
- a CDS encoding AIM24 family protein: MQTTITGTTLPVLQVNLEAGEKIIAAPDQLSWLAGPVKLTTTTATAGSSGFWGAMGRALTGGGLFMTEFEAEGGAGLVAFTAQIPGSLHEVQVGGGRSYFIHHHGFLCATAGVELGIGFQQSLGAGVFGGDGFTLQKLSGTCTAWVELGGETVIYDLKEGEGLQVHPGHVGMFEDTVNFQLTTIHGVKNVMFGGDGLFLAQLTGPGKVWLQTLTAPKLAHALAHYLPKAER; this comes from the coding sequence ATGCAGACAACGATTACCGGCACGACGCTTCCCGTTCTGCAAGTCAACCTCGAGGCTGGCGAGAAGATCATCGCCGCGCCTGACCAGCTCTCCTGGCTCGCGGGCCCGGTCAAGCTCACGACCACCACGGCGACCGCCGGCTCAAGCGGCTTCTGGGGGGCGATGGGACGGGCCTTGACGGGCGGCGGCCTGTTCATGACGGAATTCGAGGCGGAAGGAGGCGCGGGGCTTGTCGCCTTCACCGCCCAGATCCCCGGCAGCCTGCACGAGGTGCAGGTGGGCGGCGGCCGCTCCTATTTCATCCACCACCACGGCTTCCTCTGCGCCACGGCCGGCGTCGAGCTTGGCATCGGCTTCCAGCAATCACTCGGCGCCGGGGTCTTCGGCGGCGACGGCTTCACCCTGCAGAAGCTCTCGGGAACCTGCACGGCCTGGGTCGAGCTGGGTGGCGAGACGGTGATCTACGATCTCAAGGAGGGCGAGGGCCTGCAGGTCCATCCCGGCCATGTCGGCATGTTCGAGGATACCGTCAATTTCCAGCTGACGACCATCCACGGCGTCAAGAACGTGATGTTCGGCGGTGACGGGCTGTTTCTGGCGCAGCTCACCGGGCCGGGCAAGGTCTGGCTGCAAACGCTGACGGCCCCGAAACTAGCGCACGCGCTGGCCCATTACCTGCCCAAGGCCGAACGCTGA
- a CDS encoding ferredoxin--NADP reductase has product MSNFFEEEVLSVQHWTPTLFSFTTTRDSGFRFLNGQFVMIGLPVNGKPLLRAYSIASANYEESLEFYSIKVPDGPLTSRLQHLKPGDRIIVGRKPTGTLVQDNLLPGRNLYLLATGTGLAPFLSVIKDPESYQRFERVVLVHGCRYVTELAFQDRILNELPGDEFVGEDVTAKLLYYPTVTREPFRNQGRITALLEAGKLEADLGLAPLDAEHDRVMICGSPEMLADLKRFLDGRGFIEGNHGEPGQYVIEKAFAQK; this is encoded by the coding sequence ATGAGCAATTTCTTTGAGGAAGAGGTTCTTTCGGTTCAGCATTGGACACCGACGCTGTTCAGCTTCACGACGACGCGGGACTCCGGTTTCCGCTTCCTCAATGGCCAGTTCGTGATGATCGGCCTGCCGGTCAACGGCAAGCCGCTGCTGCGCGCCTATTCCATCGCCAGCGCCAATTACGAGGAAAGTCTCGAGTTCTATTCCATCAAGGTGCCGGATGGCCCGCTCACCTCGCGGCTCCAGCATCTGAAGCCGGGTGATCGCATCATCGTCGGCCGTAAGCCGACAGGCACGCTGGTTCAGGACAATCTCCTGCCTGGCCGCAATCTCTACCTGCTGGCTACCGGCACGGGCCTGGCGCCCTTCCTCAGCGTCATCAAGGATCCGGAGAGCTACCAGCGTTTCGAGCGCGTCGTGCTCGTGCATGGTTGCCGGTATGTGACGGAGCTCGCGTTCCAGGATCGCATCCTGAATGAACTGCCGGGCGATGAATTCGTCGGCGAGGACGTGACGGCGAAGCTGCTCTACTATCCCACAGTGACCCGTGAGCCGTTCCGCAACCAGGGGCGCATCACGGCGTTGCTTGAGGCCGGCAAGCTCGAGGCGGATCTCGGTCTCGCCCCCCTCGACGCGGAGCATGACCGCGTCATGATCTGCGGCAGCCCCGAGATGCTGGCGGATCTCAAGCGGTTTCTCGACGGCCGGGGATTCATCGAGGGCAATCACGGCGAGCCCGGGCAATATGTCATCGAGAAGGCCTTCGCCCAGAAGTAG
- a CDS encoding amino acid permease — MSGARNGEPAYTRGLKPRHIKLISLGGVIGVGLFLGSGRAIAKNGPGLLAAYAVAGCAIYFIMRALGELIMYRPVSGAFATHANEFVGRWAGFVTGWSYWFVWVTMGMAEITAIALFVRYWYPDVPQWLPALITLTVLYATNRLTVRTFGEFEFWFAIIKIVTILALIGIGIAALFFGVGPLAQQARLTNLWADGGFFPLDMLGFAVTLQLVVFAFQGIEIIGVTSGEAAEPQRTLPRAVNSVIWRILFFYIGSLAIIMALIPWTEFAPDQSPFVEVFARSGIPSATTIVYLVIISSAASSCNSGLFSTGRMLHALAQNGQAPAAFGRLSAKHVPAAAITFSAAIMLIGVLLNYLVPGRVFVWITSISTIGGIWTWGMIMWTHLRWRQAVAEGRVQGVAFRMPGAPYVNWAVLAFLGLVSIFLALDDDTRVALYVLPFWALALWLGYNAASAAPPVEEPDAPAPSTS, encoded by the coding sequence ATGAGTGGAGCGCGGAACGGCGAGCCAGCCTATACGCGTGGCCTCAAGCCACGCCATATCAAGCTTATCTCCCTGGGAGGCGTCATCGGCGTCGGCCTCTTCCTCGGCTCCGGACGCGCCATCGCAAAGAACGGCCCCGGCCTGCTCGCGGCCTATGCCGTCGCGGGTTGCGCAATCTACTTCATCATGCGCGCGCTCGGCGAGCTCATCATGTACCGGCCGGTCTCCGGCGCCTTCGCAACCCATGCCAACGAATTTGTCGGTCGCTGGGCCGGCTTCGTCACGGGCTGGTCCTATTGGTTCGTCTGGGTGACGATGGGCATGGCGGAGATCACCGCCATCGCCTTGTTCGTGCGCTACTGGTATCCGGACGTGCCGCAATGGCTACCCGCGCTCATCACCCTGACCGTGCTCTATGCCACTAACCGCCTCACCGTGCGGACATTCGGCGAATTCGAGTTCTGGTTCGCGATCATCAAGATCGTCACGATCCTGGCGTTGATCGGCATCGGCATCGCGGCGCTCTTCTTCGGTGTCGGGCCCCTGGCGCAGCAGGCACGGCTCACCAATCTCTGGGCGGACGGAGGCTTCTTCCCCCTGGACATGCTGGGCTTTGCCGTCACCCTGCAGCTGGTCGTCTTCGCGTTTCAGGGCATCGAGATCATTGGTGTGACCTCGGGAGAGGCGGCCGAGCCTCAGCGCACGTTGCCGCGCGCGGTGAACAGCGTCATATGGCGGATCCTGTTCTTCTACATAGGGTCGCTCGCGATCATCATGGCCCTGATCCCCTGGACGGAATTCGCGCCGGATCAAAGCCCCTTCGTCGAGGTCTTCGCGAGGAGCGGCATTCCATCGGCCACAACGATCGTCTACCTCGTCATCATCAGCTCGGCTGCCTCGTCCTGCAACAGCGGCTTGTTTTCCACGGGTCGCATGCTGCACGCGCTCGCCCAGAACGGCCAGGCGCCGGCGGCGTTCGGACGGCTGAGCGCCAAGCATGTACCGGCGGCGGCCATCACCTTCTCCGCCGCCATCATGCTGATCGGCGTCCTGCTCAATTATCTCGTGCCGGGCCGCGTCTTCGTATGGATCACCAGCATCAGCACCATCGGCGGCATCTGGACATGGGGCATGATCATGTGGACGCATCTGCGCTGGCGCCAGGCGGTCGCGGAGGGGCGTGTGCAGGGCGTTGCCTTCCGTATGCCCGGCGCTCCCTATGTGAACTGGGCCGTGCTCGCCTTTCTGGGTCTCGTGTCGATTTTCCTCGCTCTCGACGACGATACGCGCGTGGCCTTGTATGTCCTGCCATTCTGGGCATTGGCCTTGTGGCTGGGCTATAACGCCGCGAGCGCCGCGCCGCCGGTCGAGGAGCCCGATGCCCCTGCGCCCAGCACGTCCTAG
- a CDS encoding tripartite tricarboxylate transporter substrate binding protein BugD, with protein sequence MNKTISRRLVTGLAAAATVAAGLGLSLVSAAAAYPDRPITMIVPFAAGGPTDVIARIVAENMSKTLGQQIIVENVAGAGGTTGSTRAAQAAPDGYTLVMGHMGTHGAAPALYPNLKYDPAKDFAPVGLAAGTPILIVAKKDFPAKDLKEFVAYVKANADKVNQAHAGVGSVSHSTCTLLDAQLGIKPTLVPYGGTGPALNDLVSGQVDFMCDQIVNLVPQIQAGTIKAYAVATPDRSPSLPDVPTTKEAGLPEYQVSAWNAIFAPKGTPEDVIAKLNNALVVALDDENTRKRLLDLGGVIADKPGRSPQALQDLVVSEVARWTPVLKGANAK encoded by the coding sequence ATGAACAAGACCATTTCGAGGCGCCTTGTGACGGGCCTCGCGGCCGCCGCAACCGTTGCCGCAGGCCTTGGCCTGTCACTGGTAAGCGCCGCCGCGGCTTATCCCGATCGGCCCATCACCATGATCGTTCCCTTCGCGGCGGGAGGCCCGACGGATGTGATCGCGCGTATTGTTGCCGAGAACATGTCGAAGACGCTGGGCCAGCAGATCATCGTGGAAAACGTGGCCGGCGCCGGTGGCACCACGGGCAGCACGCGCGCCGCCCAGGCCGCGCCTGACGGCTATACCCTGGTCATGGGCCATATGGGCACCCACGGCGCCGCGCCCGCGCTCTATCCCAACCTGAAGTATGATCCGGCCAAGGATTTCGCACCCGTTGGCCTCGCGGCGGGAACGCCGATCCTCATCGTCGCGAAGAAGGACTTCCCCGCCAAGGACCTCAAGGAGTTCGTGGCCTATGTGAAGGCCAATGCCGACAAGGTCAATCAGGCCCACGCCGGCGTTGGCTCGGTGTCGCACAGCACCTGCACGCTGCTCGACGCGCAGCTCGGCATCAAGCCGACGCTGGTGCCTTACGGCGGCACGGGCCCGGCGCTGAACGACCTCGTCTCCGGTCAGGTCGATTTCATGTGCGACCAGATCGTGAACCTGGTGCCGCAGATCCAGGCCGGCACGATCAAGGCCTATGCCGTGGCCACGCCCGACCGCTCGCCGTCTCTGCCGGACGTCCCAACCACCAAGGAAGCCGGCCTGCCAGAATATCAGGTGAGCGCCTGGAACGCGATTTTCGCGCCGAAGGGCACGCCTGAGGACGTTATCGCGAAGCTGAACAACGCGCTCGTCGTGGCGCTGGATGACGAAAATACCCGCAAGCGTCTGCTCGACCTCGGCGGCGTCATCGCCGACAAGCCCGGCCGGTCACCGCAAGCGCTCCAGGATCTCGTCGTCAGCGAAGTGGCGCGGTGGACACCCGTGCTGAAGGGTGCCAACGCCAAGTAA
- a CDS encoding tripartite tricarboxylate transporter permease, whose translation MDIIANLALGFSTALTFQNIGLCLLGCLIGTLVGVLPGVGPIATITMLLPITFGIDPVGALIMLAGIYYGAQYGGSTTAILVNIPGEATAVVTTLDGHEMAKQGRAGTALGIAAIGSFFAGTVATLVIAAVAVPLTKLALLFGPAEYFSLMVMGLVFAVVLARGSVLKAIAMILGGLLLSTVGTDLETGEERMTFGYGPLADGIDFAILAMGIFGFAEVLRNLEVTEHRDVVRKAIGRLLPSLAELRQSAPSILRGTVIGGTLGILPGNGAVLGPFASYSLEKKIAKEPRRFGRGAIEGVAGPESANNAGAQTSFIPLLTLGIPPNAVMALMVGAMTIHGIVPGPQVMTRNPNMFWGMIASMWIGNLMLLIINLPLIGLWVKLLKVPYRLMFPAILIFSSIGVYSINNSPADVVFTAVFAIIGYGILKLGFEPAPLLLGYVLGKLMEENLRRALIISRGDLMTFVERPVSAVLLLIAVGLLVVAVLPSIRKSRDEVFTE comes from the coding sequence ATGGACATCATCGCCAATCTCGCGCTTGGATTCTCGACGGCACTGACGTTCCAGAACATCGGGCTGTGCCTGCTTGGCTGCCTCATCGGCACGCTGGTCGGTGTGCTGCCGGGCGTCGGGCCGATCGCGACCATCACGATGCTGCTGCCGATCACCTTCGGCATCGATCCGGTCGGCGCGCTCATCATGCTGGCGGGCATCTATTACGGCGCCCAATACGGCGGTTCGACGACCGCCATTCTCGTCAACATCCCGGGTGAAGCGACCGCCGTCGTCACCACGCTCGATGGCCATGAAATGGCGAAGCAGGGCCGGGCCGGCACCGCGCTCGGCATTGCCGCCATCGGCTCCTTCTTCGCGGGCACGGTGGCGACGCTGGTGATCGCGGCCGTCGCCGTGCCGCTGACAAAGCTCGCACTCCTCTTCGGCCCCGCGGAATATTTCTCGCTGATGGTGATGGGCCTCGTCTTCGCGGTGGTGCTGGCGCGCGGCTCGGTGCTCAAGGCCATCGCCATGATCCTCGGGGGGCTGCTTCTCTCCACCGTCGGCACGGATCTCGAGACGGGCGAAGAGCGCATGACTTTCGGCTACGGCCCGCTCGCGGACGGTATCGACTTCGCCATTCTGGCCATGGGTATCTTCGGCTTCGCCGAGGTGTTGCGCAATCTGGAAGTGACCGAACATCGCGACGTCGTCCGCAAGGCGATCGGCCGGCTGCTGCCGTCGCTGGCGGAACTCAGGCAGTCGGCGCCGTCGATCCTGCGCGGCACCGTCATCGGCGGCACCCTTGGGATCTTGCCCGGCAACGGCGCGGTGCTCGGGCCCTTCGCCTCGTACTCGCTGGAAAAGAAAATCGCGAAGGAACCACGGCGCTTCGGCCGCGGCGCCATCGAGGGCGTGGCGGGGCCGGAATCCGCGAACAACGCCGGCGCGCAGACGTCGTTCATCCCACTGCTCACCCTCGGCATTCCGCCCAATGCCGTCATGGCGCTGATGGTGGGCGCCATGACTATTCACGGCATCGTGCCCGGCCCGCAGGTGATGACCCGCAACCCGAACATGTTCTGGGGCATGATCGCGTCGATGTGGATCGGCAACCTGATGCTGCTCATCATCAACCTGCCCCTGATCGGCCTGTGGGTAAAACTGCTCAAGGTGCCCTACCGCCTGATGTTTCCGGCGATCCTGATCTTCTCGAGCATCGGCGTCTATTCGATCAACAATTCGCCAGCCGACGTGGTCTTCACCGCTGTCTTCGCCATCATCGGCTACGGCATTCTCAAGCTGGGTTTTGAACCAGCGCCGCTGCTGCTCGGTTATGTCCTTGGCAAGCTGATGGAGGAAAACCTGCGGCGGGCGCTCATCATTTCCCGCGGCGACCTGATGACCTTCGTGGAGCGCCCGGTCAGCGCGGTCCTTCTTCTGATCGCGGTGGGGCTGCTCGTCGTGGCGGTTCTACCGTCCATCCGTAAAAGCCGGGACGAGGTCTTCACCGAGTAG
- a CDS encoding NAD-dependent epimerase/dehydratase family protein, whose protein sequence is MLVTGGAGFVGSHIVDGLLKVGCSEVVVIDNMIRGRPENLASALASGRVRLIEGDIRDRALMASLLSGVDTVFHQAALRITHCAAEPRLAMEVMVDATFDLLDRCRQMGTRKIVMASSASVYGLAESFPTTERQHPYGNRTLYGAAKAFGEGMLRSYHDMYGLDYVALRYFNVYGPRMDIHGRYTEVLIRWMERLAAGEPPVIFGSGLQTMDMVHVRDVARANLLAAASDATDVALNVGTGKETSLLELAGVLAAVMRQSDLTAVHEAERAVNPVPRRLADTTAARQAIGFSAHVPLAQGMRELVNWWQEQPECVSLAAARAHVAMSAMPAWRAEIVS, encoded by the coding sequence ATGCTCGTCACCGGTGGTGCCGGCTTTGTTGGCTCTCATATCGTCGATGGACTTCTGAAGGTCGGTTGCAGCGAGGTCGTCGTCATCGACAACATGATCCGGGGGCGCCCCGAGAATCTGGCCTCGGCGCTCGCGTCCGGCCGCGTGCGTCTGATCGAGGGCGATATTCGCGACCGCGCGCTGATGGCGAGCCTTCTGTCCGGTGTGGACACCGTCTTTCACCAGGCCGCGCTGCGCATCACCCATTGTGCGGCTGAACCCCGGCTCGCGATGGAGGTGATGGTCGATGCGACCTTCGATCTTCTCGACCGCTGCCGGCAGATGGGCACGCGCAAGATCGTCATGGCATCCTCCGCATCGGTCTATGGTCTGGCTGAGAGTTTCCCGACGACCGAGCGGCAGCACCCCTACGGCAACCGCACGCTTTACGGCGCAGCCAAGGCCTTCGGCGAAGGAATGCTCCGTTCCTACCATGACATGTACGGCCTCGACTATGTCGCCCTGCGCTATTTTAACGTCTATGGGCCGCGCATGGATATCCATGGCCGCTACACGGAAGTGCTGATCCGCTGGATGGAGCGGTTGGCGGCTGGCGAGCCGCCGGTCATCTTCGGCTCCGGCCTGCAGACGATGGACATGGTGCATGTCCGTGACGTCGCCCGCGCCAATCTTCTGGCGGCGGCCTCGGATGCGACGGACGTGGCCTTGAATGTCGGGACGGGCAAGGAGACGTCCCTTCTCGAGCTCGCGGGGGTCCTGGCGGCGGTCATGCGCCAATCCGACCTCACCGCGGTCCATGAGGCGGAGCGCGCGGTCAACCCCGTACCGCGCCGGCTGGCCGACACGACAGCGGCACGCCAGGCGATAGGCTTCTCCGCTCACGTTCCCCTGGCGCAAGGCATGCGCGAGCTGGTGAACTGGTGGCAGGAGCAGCCGGAGTGCGTGTCACTCGCCGCCGCGCGGGCCCATGTAGCCATGTCCGCCATGCCGGCGTGGAGGGCGGAGATCGTATCATGA